One genomic segment of Paenibacillus xylanexedens includes these proteins:
- a CDS encoding response regulator transcription factor, which translates to MFKIMLIEDDESLFNEIKERLSQWSYDVYGVQDFGKVLQEYSVIQPQMVIIDIQLPQYDGFHWCRIIRSHSNVPIIFLSSRDHPADMVMSMHLGADDFIQKPFHFEVLIAKIQATLRRVYNYNTDHTELRTWRGAAIEYVKNTLTCGDESVLLTKNEMFILKVLVEHKNQIVTREELIRSLWDHEHFVSDNTLTVNVNRLRKKLEPIGLERYIETKVGQGYMATEEAEA; encoded by the coding sequence TTGTTTAAAATTATGCTCATTGAAGACGACGAATCGTTATTCAATGAAATCAAGGAACGTTTGTCCCAATGGTCGTATGATGTGTATGGTGTGCAAGACTTTGGCAAGGTATTGCAGGAGTACAGCGTAATTCAGCCACAAATGGTCATTATTGATATTCAATTACCACAATATGACGGGTTCCATTGGTGCCGGATCATTCGTTCGCACTCCAATGTGCCGATTATCTTTTTGTCCTCACGGGATCATCCTGCGGATATGGTCATGTCCATGCATTTGGGTGCAGACGATTTTATCCAGAAGCCTTTTCACTTCGAAGTATTGATTGCCAAGATCCAAGCGACTTTACGGAGGGTGTACAACTATAACACAGATCATACTGAACTCCGAACCTGGCGTGGTGCTGCTATTGAATATGTGAAAAATACACTGACCTGCGGGGATGAATCTGTTCTGTTAACCAAAAATGAGATGTTCATCCTTAAAGTGCTGGTCGAGCACAAAAATCAGATTGTTACCCGTGAGGAACTCATCCGGAGCTTGTGGGATCATGAGCATTTCGTGAGTGACAATACGCTAACAGTTAACGTTAATCGGTTACGGAAGAAACTTGAACCCATCGGCTTGGAGCGGTACATTGAAACCAAAGTAGGGCAGGGGTACATGGCAACGGAAGAGGCAGAAGCATGA
- a CDS encoding sensor histidine kinase, with protein MIGKYIRERASWLWLLVSMQLIILLVAYLDSSIPFQSVVYIVGLNVVVCLVFIWARYLKETRFYKKLSIWDHTYDLGELDIAESPYEQLVHEAVSSQTQRYRKESSHHFIALEQEKDEMLSWIHEVKTPLTALQLMIERLPDDKLQSQMTYEWLRIHQLLDQQLHQKRIPFMHNDLFIEETELEPVLNSEIRALKSWCISKGIGFDVSLMVSRVLTDSKWLGFILRQLLSNAVKYSDSSDILIESREQDEHIILMIQDHGRGIETQDLPRIFDKGFTSTRGRMDGAATGMGLYLVRQVVQTLHMNIHVESSLGEGTTVTLTFPRKNDMVHLAGV; from the coding sequence ATGATCGGAAAGTACATACGAGAAAGGGCTAGTTGGTTATGGCTACTGGTAAGCATGCAACTTATTATTTTATTGGTGGCCTACCTGGACTCGTCCATTCCATTCCAATCTGTGGTGTATATCGTAGGACTGAATGTGGTGGTATGCCTTGTTTTTATCTGGGCGAGATACCTGAAAGAGACCCGTTTCTATAAAAAGTTGAGCATCTGGGATCATACCTATGATCTGGGAGAACTTGATATCGCCGAAAGTCCATATGAGCAGCTTGTACATGAGGCCGTCAGTTCCCAGACACAGCGGTATCGTAAGGAGTCTTCACATCATTTTATCGCTCTGGAACAGGAGAAGGACGAGATGTTGTCCTGGATTCATGAGGTGAAGACCCCACTGACTGCGTTGCAACTGATGATCGAGCGCTTGCCAGATGACAAGTTACAGAGCCAAATGACATATGAATGGTTACGAATTCATCAGTTGCTGGATCAGCAGCTTCATCAGAAGCGTATTCCGTTCATGCATAATGATCTGTTCATCGAAGAGACGGAACTTGAACCGGTATTGAATAGTGAGATACGAGCACTGAAATCGTGGTGCATTTCCAAAGGCATTGGCTTTGATGTGTCTTTAATGGTATCGCGCGTGCTCACAGACAGCAAATGGTTAGGCTTTATCCTCCGGCAGTTGTTGAGCAATGCGGTGAAATATAGCGATTCATCGGACATCCTCATTGAAAGTCGGGAACAGGATGAACACATCATACTCATGATTCAGGATCACGGGCGAGGGATTGAGACTCAAGATCTGCCGCGTATATTTGATAAAGGTTTTACGTCCACCCGAGGCAGAATGGATGGAGCGGCTACCGGAATGGGGCTGTATCTGGTTCGTCAGGTGGTCCAGACGCTTCATATGAACATTCATGTAGAATCTTCTCTTGGCGAGGGCACAACCGTCACACTTACTTTTCCGCGAAAAAACGACATGGTGCATCTTGCAGGCGTGTGA
- a CDS encoding ABC transporter ATP-binding protein produces the protein MWILEAKKIHKVYGNKLNKQEVLKGIDLGVSKGEFVGIMGPSGSGKTTLLNVLSSIDRVSQGTIDIEGKEFTGMKEKQLAEFRKHHLGFIFQEYNLLDTLTVKENVLLPLSITSIPKQEAHRRFEQIARELGIYELKDKYPSEISGGQKQRTSAARAFVHEPSIIFADEPTGALDSKSASDLLGKLSDMNSARKATIIMVTHDPVAASYCSRVIFIRDGQIYTQLNKGDESRQSFFNDIIKTQGVLGGVQQ, from the coding sequence ATGTGGATACTGGAAGCCAAAAAAATTCATAAAGTCTATGGTAATAAACTGAATAAACAGGAAGTGCTGAAGGGGATTGATCTTGGGGTAAGTAAGGGAGAGTTTGTAGGTATTATGGGGCCTTCGGGTTCAGGCAAAACGACACTGCTTAACGTACTTTCCTCCATCGATCGGGTGAGCCAGGGCACGATTGATATTGAGGGCAAGGAATTCACCGGAATGAAGGAGAAACAGCTGGCTGAATTTCGCAAACATCATCTGGGCTTTATTTTTCAGGAATACAATCTTCTGGATACCCTTACGGTAAAGGAAAATGTATTATTACCGCTCTCGATCACGAGCATTCCAAAACAGGAGGCACACCGGAGATTTGAACAGATCGCGCGTGAACTGGGAATCTACGAATTGAAAGACAAGTATCCATCTGAGATTTCAGGGGGTCAGAAGCAGCGGACTTCGGCAGCACGAGCATTTGTCCACGAGCCGAGTATCATTTTTGCGGATGAGCCGACAGGAGCGCTGGATTCCAAGTCCGCTTCGGATCTGCTCGGCAAGTTAAGTGATATGAACAGCGCCCGCAAGGCGACTATTATTATGGTTACCCATGATCCGGTTGCCGCAAGTTATTGCAGCAGAGTGATCTTCATTCGAGACGGTCAGATCTACACCCAGTTGAATAAAGGAGACGAGTCACGGCAATCGTTCTTCAACGATATTATCAAAACCCAGGGCGTATTGGGTGGTGTGCAGCAATGA